The following DNA comes from Erigeron canadensis isolate Cc75 chromosome 3, C_canadensis_v1, whole genome shotgun sequence.
GACGAAAAGGCAAATGGGGGAACGAGAAAGATTACAAGACCTCCCGGTATAACCCTTAttacaaagaagaaaagggGCAAGTCAAGATTAATCTTCCGGAAATGTATAAGAGTCCAAGGGAGATACTGCTTACTGAATCCGTCGCGAAGGCCTTCCCAACGCCACCCAGACTAAGTGGGAGAGATAGAAGGGAACCTGAGAAATATTGTGAGTTCCACAGGGACAATGGACACGACACTAACAACTGCTGGCAACTCCGAAGGGCCATCGAAGAAGCAATTAACGAAGGAAAGCTGTCACACTTGGTCAAAACCGTACGACAGCagcaaaagaaagaagaagacccggaggaaaagaaaaaaggaccCGAAAAAACTATTTATACGGTcgtcaaaaagaaaacaagggAAGAACGTCCGTTCCCGAAGACATATAGGGGAAACACGACATACATCACATTTCCTTCTATCTGCAACACCCGGGCCTTTCGTGACCCACTTACCATCACAGCGATGCTCGAAATTTCAAAAGTGAAAGGAATATGTGTAGACACGGGAAGTGAATGTGATGTTGTTTACGAAAAAGCCTTTTGGAAGCTAAACCATGTGTCACGAATGAACTTTAAAAGGACTAATGCTCTGGTCCAGGGATATTCAGGAGGAACCGAGAAGCCCATCGAAAAGCTAACAGCGAAAGTGACCATCGGGAAAGGGCGTTGTGAACGCACAGAAAAAATATCGTTCCTCGTGGTACAGGGAGACTCACCCTTTGAAGCAATATTAGGAAGACCTGCAATTCAGAAATTTGAAATGATCCCCTCCGTAATGCACGGAATGATTAAATACCAGACGAACGGAGGAATTGGAACTTTGATGACAAAGGAAAGAAAAAGGACCGTAGAAGGACATGACGGGCCACACTGGCTATCATGGAGCGAAGGACCTTACCTTGGACGATTGAACGCGTAATATCTATCTCGCAAAAGTtactttatctttttaatttttcattttgaaaATGCCTAAAGGCTACGGTATGTAACCTTCCCTTTATTTAATAAAGGCTTGCTTCCTTTTTTCCACAAAATAAAATGAGTGCCGAAAGCACCCTAAATGGGGACGCCCATATCACTTGAATATTccggaaatttttttttaagaggacaggaattcataagaattcaggATAGTCCCAAATATCTACACCACCACTGGGTATATATCCATAAACAAACATGCTAAATATTCGTAGATATTCATAACACAAAAAAGCTAAATAAATGGCAAACCTGCAAAGCCAAAAAAGGCTTTAAAGCACCTACAAGCAAAAAACAGGAAACAAGACAATAACAAAGCTACATATTGACGGCTATAAATATTTACATAGTCAGTTTGGAATCGTTTCCCAAACCTGCAAAATATCCACCTGCATCATATAGCAGAATATCCACAAccacacaaacaaagaaaagtAAATTGTCCAGACAGCACTACAAGCTGCGAAAAGtaataaagatgttcaaatggcACAGACGCCAATCCAAGGCACACAGGCCTGCAAATACTTCATTATGGGTCAGCCTCAGTATCTGGAACGATGGTGTCGGGAACAATCTTCAACAAGTCATCCACAGCAGCGGTTGGATCAGCGACAACCTTGGCCAGGTAAGGAAAGACGGCGTCCTTCCACTTCTGGTCCACAAGGTCCACTTAGTGAGTAGCATCAGCAACATAGCCCTGCACCTAACATCGCACTTCCCCTCCACCGCAAATTCATCCAACACGGTGGCTCTCTCCTCAGCCCTCCCTGCGGACGTCAACTCACCCAACAACTGCCTTACCTCGTCAGAATACAGCAATGATTTGCAAACATGGGGAATGACCTCTGTTACAAGCCTGGCCTTTTCCTCCTTTAGCATATTCAACTCATCACGAAGGGCCCTACAAGTGCTCTGTTCCACAACCAACTCCTGATTAACCTTCTCAACAGCTTCACCACGAACAAGATTCCCAACTTTCAGATCATTCATTTTCTGTTTCAAATCTTGCACAATATCAGAGGACTCCACAGACGTGACAAACCGAGCTTCCTTCGCCTTTATATCATCAATGGTAGCCAACATAGACTGCACCTCAAGACTCTTCTACCTGAGATCCAGGGACATCCTTGTAAAACTCTTGGCAGCAACAGAATCCAAGTATGAGCGCAATTGGCGATCCTTCTTGAAAACCTTCAGAAAAGTCTCATTATCCATGGAATCAATCTTCTTCACATCCTCGACATTCATATCCTCACCTTCCATCTAACCAAACATACCTTGGGAACCTACAAGAAAGGAAAGCACTcagataacaaaaaaaaaagaaaaaaaaaaaagaaagaagaagcaaaCAACAGAATACCTGTTTTTGAATAAGAAGGCTTTCGGAATTCAGCAGCCTTCACATCCTCTCCAACCTTCCTCCTCTTCACACGACTGGCAATAGTGTTGGGTATAGAGCTTTCGCCTTTCTTCTTCCTCTTATCTGTAGCAGAGACCTCTACAACCTCAAGGTCCAAAACATTGGCACTAGAGCCAGAAGGGTTCACAGAACTAGAAATCTCAGGAACATCGTTTTGGACACCAGTAGATTCAGCATTTTGGGATGGATTATCAGCAACATTACTTCTTTGTCCTCCAGAAGGTACCACAGTTACTTCCTTCACTCCCTTTTTCACAAACTTTCTGAACGTCATCTCTGCAAAACTAATAGACAACATAAAAACAAGCAAAACATATCTCCTCAGGAAACACAAGACAATGAGCCTTACCATCAATATCTACACCACCAGGAAGAAAATCAATCACTTTCGCTTTATATAAAACAACATCAAGATATGCAACAACCCTTATAGGATTAGAGCGGGTATATCGacaaaaatcatcaacaacaaactCAGGAACAGGGTGCTCatatttttgatgaatatgtaGCAAATTCTTATCCACCACAGAATCAAAACTAGGGGGAAAAAAAGAAGACTTCATAAAAACAAAATCGCTTTTCCAATCACGAATGTCTAAACCTCCTCTCAAAAAACAACCATACTTGTTACGATTTCCAACAGTAACCCAGTCACCATATGGACAAGTCTGCACGAAATGCCTAAGAAGATCAAATGACGGCTCCCCACCGTAAGCCCTACACATAACCTCAAAAGCTACTATCCTCGACAAACCTAACGGGGTGTCAGTTGAGATATGCACCTCAAAATAGTCCAATATTTCCAAGAGAAAAGATGAAAAAGGATACCTAACATTCCCTTCAGACATCgactttatataaaaaccaacaTAACCCTCTGGTGAGGTTAAAACAGTCTCGCCGTCAGTCAGAATTCTAAAAGATGCTATCCTACCAGGAAAGTACTTTATCTACAAATTTCTCTAATCTCGACCGAATGACGGTCGATTCGTTGATCTCGATACCAGATTTTGCCATCGGAAAAACAAGAATGAAAACAAACTTAGAAGGGGGAAAGAAGAGCGTACCTAAGCAAAAGAAATCAGAGGATAATTGCGCCagaaaccctaagagagagagagagatattttTGACGGTTGAAATAATGAAGAAAAAGGGGAAaatcaaatttgtatatatacccGAGAGCCGTTAAATTAGGGCACCTTGAGATACGAGCCAACCTACCAAGATTAATTAACCCTTCAAATCAATTTAAGATCAAAAATATAGGATAGGAATTTACAGAAAAACCCCCTGAAGGAATAAGAACGACAAGAAAAGCCCAAGACCACTAGTCTTTTGCAAAACTAATCCCTTTGGGCTGGGGGGTTTGATGGTGTACTCATCCTGTGACACAAAGAGCCTGCCTCTCGAAAGATTAACAGAATACCCTGCGGAGCGAAGGAACGCCAGATATCACATAACGCAATAAAGGAAGGAACTAATTATCCATAAATAAGGGGATTCGATTCCCTCCTCAAAAGCAGATAATTAAGGAAAAAGTTGAAGCCGATCGAAGACCTAGGAAACCCTAGAGAAAGTCTACTTTTGGCGCCAAACATTTCCCGCTCGAATTATCTCCTATAAATAGGAGCTCATAAGACCTTCAAGAGATAACACAACACGTTCACATACATACTTACAAAAATCTTGttcaattggcgtaaagaggctagaaccctaccttcggggaatcgccaataaAAAATCCAAGCACACCTATCACCCCATCTTCATCCTAACCCCGGTTCAGTGTACAAACAATATGGTTATATCATCTAGCTGCTCCTAGGCTTGTTACTAATAAGGGGAAGGGTACGGGCCTTCCGACCCTTCCTATTAAGCTTTTGCATTACTTATGTTATTATCATGTAttactttatttgtttgtatttattGCCATCTTAGGTATTACTTTGATGGTTATACTCATTTACTTGTTATATATGCTTTTATTAAGTTATGGACTTCTTGGCGTACATGGGGAGTGATTTGGAGGATATTGATGTTGTCCCGAATCTTCTAGAGGGTAGATCTGTTCCAACAGTTGCGCAGGTGTCACATGACAAGGATGTCACAGTCTTGCAAGATACTCCGGAGATTATTGCTCGTCGCAAGGATATTGAGGAAGATTATGCTAGGCAAtttttggtgaacaaaaataCTGATAAGGAAGGAGTGGCGACCGGTGAAGCTTCTGGGAAAAAGATTGGTAAGAAGAGTGAATCTGAGAAGAAGGGTATCTCTAAACCTCGCAAGAAGACAAGACAAAACATTGACATGGCATTGGATGAAGATGGAGACTAGAATGTGGAGGAGGACTTTGTTGCGGCCCCTCTAAGGCACGGAGCAGGTAAAAGTCCGACGGTTGTTAGAAAAATGAGGGAGAGTATAGATGATGAAGTTTATGATGTACAAGATTCTGAGGAGGAAGCTTCCAGACAAGGGTCGGAACCCTCTAGAGGTGCCCGACCTAAGTCTTCGCATGATGCGGAGGGTCCTAGATCTAGAGCTCCTTTCAAAGTTGTTTTTCCCAGTATCCCAAGTAACAGCCGTTTAGAAGAAGATAAGGAAAAAGAGGATTATCTTGCTCGAATCATGGTTCCGGCCCGCCTTCAGGAGGTGGCTTTACTTTCCACCGGGGAGTTCTGAAGCTCACACAATGAAACGTCCATTCCCTTTCTGTCGGAGCAGGTTCACCTTTGTACTATTTTACTTCGAATTACTTATTATTTGTTATCTTGTACTAAaaggaattttgttttatatttgattACTAGAATGACTTTTGGTGTCAGTACGATTTGATGGAGGCGGAGTATGAGGAGTTGAAGAAAAATAACACGGCGTTGTGTCGGAAAGTCCGGAAGTTTGAGCTTGAGGATCCGAAGCTTCAAACGCAGAGGGTGGCTGCTATGGAAGCAGATAATGTGATGTTGAAGCAGTAAGTGGAGATAGCGGAGCTGAAGGTGAACGCTCATCGAAAAAAGATCGAGGATCTTGTTCAAGAAAAAACCAAGTTGGCTGATGATTTGTTTGAAGAAAAGGCAAAAGTGTGGCAGTTGGAGTTGGAGATAGGTGAGTATAAGAATGTTGAGAAAGACTTGCGGGATAAGCTTCAAGAGATGGACGAACATTTGGAAAAATTAACTGCGGACAAGGAGGAGCTTATTATAGGTATTCCCTCTATTTTTGATAAGCTTCGATTTAGCGGAGAGTTCGCATAAGAGATGGGAGTCGTGCAGGGTTGTGCCATGACGATCGGTTTTAACAAGGCCCTTAGGAAAGTTAAGGCGCAGGTTCCGGAGCTAGATATTACTCAGATCCCAGGCTACCAGAGAGGGAGCGTTGCAGCTCTTAAAGAAGCAACGCAAAGACTTGCTGAGAAAAGGTTTGAATATCTGAACGTGTTTGCTTCCGATGCTGACCTAACCGCTTTGGAGATTCTTTCCGTCCCTGTCGTGGCCTCCAGAGCTTCCCCCTCCGTCGCTCCTTCCGGGTCCATTGTCCAAAATCCTTGAATATTTGAACAATTTGAAATTTGATTTGTAAGGCCTGTGTAGGCAGTGTACATtctatttctttattttatgcTCCGGTTTGTAAAGCCTTTGGTGGCTAGTACAATATTTTATCTGTCTCTTCTGTAGGCTACGCGTTTTAATGGTGAGACGCCGTAGCTAAAACAAtatctttttatgcatgttCATTTGTTGATGTCTCATATATGTATGCCTGTTAAGGGGGGGGGGGTCTTGAGTTTTGCGAAGGTCCCCTTAGTGTGTTGCATGTGTATATATTAATTGGTGGCAAGACTATTGGGGTCCTGCGACGCAAGGTTGCGAGCCTATATGTCTGCATGAGTAGGCTAAGATTTAGCCGTAGCGTGTTTTAGATAGAATTTGGTATGATTGATTTGCGCAAGTTACTCATAAGCTTCCTGTTACGCAGGCTCCGATTAGCCGTAGCATATTTCATAAGCACTAGGTTGCGTAGGCTCCGGTTAGCTGTAGGAGCTTGCGATAagtacttagaaaaattttctaaggtTTGTATTCACAATTTTGTAAGTATTACAAAGCGTAGGCTCCGGTTGGCCGTAGCTTgctttaatttaattaagtacTTAGAAAAAATTCTAAGGTTTGTATGGTGGATCTCTTTGTAGGTGTTGAATTGCGTAGGCTTGTGGTAGGCCGTAGCATATTTATATTGATTCAATCTGGCCGCAGCCTGTTTACATAATGTGAGGGCGTAGCCTCATTTGGTGGaataaaagaaattacaaaTAGCATTTTTTTAACTGTGAACCATTCCATGTTCGTGGAAGGTCTTCTCCTTGCAATGTGGCAAGTTTGTAAGATCTATTGCCGTAGGCTTCCATCACTTGATATGGGCCTTCCCATTGAGGTCCCAACTTTCCCGCCTTTTCAGCCTTGCTCGCGTCGTTATTCCTTAAAACATATTCTCCTGGCATGAAGGTCTCCTTCTTGACCCTTTGGTCGTAATATTTCTTGATTTGCGCTTTATAGGCTGCTTCCCAGATGGAGGCTACTTATCTCCTTTCTTCAAGTAATTCCAAATTCTGCCTGAGATGCTCTTCATTTTCACTTTCGTCATTGAATCTCCGGATGGTTGGTACACAGGCTTCGGCTGGGATCATCATTTCGGAGCCATACATCTTCTCCATTGCTTGATTTTGGAGTTGTTCGCAAAACCCATAGTACCTGGTGTAATTCGTCCAACCATCCGCTCTGGCATCTACCTAATCTCGTTTTAATTCACTATCTGTTTATTCGTTGCTTCCACCTGTCCATTAGACTGCGGATGGGCTACAGATGTGAACCTTTGTTGAATTTCTAAGTTTTTACAaatgttagtgcatgattctcggtgacatgagcattctagatatgtgttgtatatttgtgtataatttcaaGTCATGTAATTATCTTGGTAATTATCGTTcgtttgtcttaatattacccTGGCATATTTTGTGTAAGCCAATTGGGCTCCAAgttatgtttatatgattgtttattatttgtactttgcaggttttagacattacatgtaaagagtcattaagttaatattgtttctacgtatttacagcagttgagATATAAACTTTGTGTtgctgcgtatttacagcagtttgAACATTAgtcttatatacacacttccaataggtaatattgtCGACAAtgtttctgcgtattcacagcagttgaagtgtgtcaaaggctaatgctagttctgcgtatctttacagcagttaaagcattagttgagttaatgtcggttctgcgtcttaacagcagtaaagacattaactcagagtacaatgttggttctgcgtcttgacagcagtaaaatcatttactcaccatatcctaagtgttatttgagggttcttaggaacaagcatGTAATATAGCAGGAATCGTTCGTGTTcaggtgcggaagtaaggtgtataacaatggtggatgtgtgtgtgtgttagtgtgtgtattgagagagacagagatATGTATTGAAAGCTTGGAAATACATTTTGCAATTTATGactaaaaggttttcaaaaggttaaggcttgaggggtatttatactctaagtaaatacataagctccccctcaaccttatattacatttacataataacaaaaataaggaaatacaactaagcattattttgaatttctaccattctcccccttagtgcttggttgtctttAATCAGTTCCTCctgttcctcctccttcttttctcagctcgtcttttcttgttctttcttttcttgtaatcttgagctgcttttgatgtagatggcttatctttcatagaattccaaaaagttcttttcttgtaactattccaagagtcattccaatacctcttaggaatgaaatggcaattagcaccttctggacgttcatcgggcaatctgatattatcttgaaagttaactggaggaatattatgaggacctcgttcatgacttAGATttcaaagaacccatgaacctgtctcagtatgaatgattccttctcttggtctaatagttctgacagcaataagatctctaaccCTTTGACGTATGTCAATTGTCTCTTGGAtccttcttatgtgtctttctctttgaatctggatgttttcattttcacttagatcaggattatcatgaatggctctgaggaagaataaacaatatttcagagtgccatctgaatacttgggaaaatcagatgcatggacaaagatttttcctctgaagctgtttatgaaaacaaatccatccaattcttctattagatctccaatctgataagaatccaactcataacctcctgctctctgaattggtctcgtgagattaattcttcttgttctcctttctagaccaatctggaaatcattgaactcataatatctgattaaagcctgaatgtgactcttcagagcttcataagcaaggagttgatctggagtctttgtgatcaaatgagcatactggttgtagagaaagaggatgtcagagattggtAAGTATTGaaaagattcttcatgaataGCATAGATGTGACCATCCGCTCTTTGAACTCTAAATCAGACAAGTCTTTGATTCTGATACTCACTCTGGTGATTggactctggaactgattataccactcttcacttcttactgtgctttcagcattcatcatttctaaatatgcatccctttgattttgatgtctgaaaagaaagaatgctctcaacctattcaaggtcatgttgagtctttcctcggatgagcagtaaatcgggaaggctctttcttcaatgtatctagccctgcatactaactcttcaggtctgacattcagatttagcatttgtgcataattctcatgaaaatatccttcattaatttgccagattttgtctcgagtgattcttggatgtctaatgcccatgctaagctctcttggagtgtcaagattatttgtatctcttagatcatagacaatctcttcaaagatatctttctcaaattgttcttgagacatagcaggtcttggtggaacatcattagaatcatccgaatcagaatcACTGTCATCATCAGTCCTCTTCCCTGGTTGAAACGGATCAAGATCACTAgattgatcagaacttgatgtagttgagtagtagtgacagatatatttaacaagtggaggcagatcatctgaatcagaattatgaacttgatgagcttgagatgatgaaggaatatccacactttgactttgatcttgatttccttctgttacttcttgaacacttgcttcttgtgttgtattatgaccttctccactatcttgaGCATTATTctcccctcgggttgatcatccggattttgatcatcccgactccttaagatagtggccggtcgacattgttgttcaagctcagTTAATCTCTTTCGAATTGCTTCAGTTTCAGCCTTATGAGCAGTATCAGTATCCAGGAAATGTTGATAAGAAAGAATTGATTGACAGATGGCTTGCTTTGGTGGATTCAGATTaggctcttcagatcttaatctacgaagtactgccattatgagagtatcagtggatataccactttcatgaagcctaTTAGCAGTATAATCATTCAAATAAGTATCACTAAGATCAGATtccgatgaagatgaagaacttgaagaagaatcaggagaatcaggatcaggaaatgattgttgagttgatgaagttggaatttctgggggtgttggtgatgaaattggagatgattgagtaatcggtggtgttgatatgattggttgagatgacaaaggaataacagttggaacagttgaaatatgagtaGTAGGTGTAGAGATTGGAGTAACAACAGATGAGCCAATTCTAAGTGCaccaccagtaagcaatctgcgTGGTGAAGAACTGGTTTGAGTCATTGGAAGTTTTCCGGTAATAGTATATCGGGAAGCACGTAAAAcgctttcttgttcttgttcaatccCTTCAACCAGATAAGTCACAAGAGTACGAACAATTGGAGATAATGTTACAACAGCTGGAGATTCAGAAATTGAAGTATCAGGAGTAATAGAAGCTGACACATCAGCagttccaagtggttctactgagtgacctaacgacatcatgactgtcacaggatttcctgttggttcaagagtttgagcaacagttgatgattcggcttcacaaccagaatcctttggaaagtggacaaacataacaccggtgtcacttagatcaaccgttaaacccaaagcacgaatagctgcagcaactgctcgagctcgagagGGTTCAAACTGTCGTTGAGCCAATTTAGCTATacgggtgccttcgttcaaagctggcataatgttccggcagcatcacctagatgtgcagaTGGTACAACAATTggtgtaagtgtcctaggggtACTAGACAGATGTGCAGAAACGAaagtcaagagaggggcagatgtctctttatcatcaacatccacagactctgaaggagactgggatggagtacgtggattttgcccatgcagaaatgagacgtcagtctgtagagagacttccgaatggctagtgGAGGTTTGACCGTGCAAGAGTTGGGTGCTCTCGTCTTCTATCCTAGATCGAACCCGGCGAGTATATGTTGTTTGGACTATTagaaggccaacgttttctttatgccttattcctagcccggacctctcatcctctctaacattttcaactcctccctcattaccaccttgttcctccgggatgtccatgacatcatcagcaaattgattggcttcattatcagatgaatcaatatcagaatcagccacatcttcttgttcaactcaggagaaacgatcatactcaaagcgagatcttttgaatgttttctttttgatattaacaggaatggacttGCCTcggccttgaaagtatgtcagtggaggtgataggaaaacaggtgtagaaattgttgatgaaggaattGTAGTTGGAATTGGttgtgattgaggcattgttgggggttctggtgttagaatttctggaagtggagatgtttgaattggtgaagaatgtctttgtggtgatggtgtttttggtgatggtgatcttctgatatttgacattttaggaggtggtgatcgaATTGGTCTTGGATTCCCAGACTCAGAGATAGTATcctcagaagatgttggagaagaaggttcaactggtgtttttcttttcaacttctttttctttgaacttcccttcttcttttgttgatgtactttcttactcaactttAACACAAATATTTCacctctttgtttcttactctttggcctacctgaactggattctccctcactctcttttcttttcctcttagacccctcacttggcgacctatgtacaacttgggtaggaaccgggaggctttccggtcccattgttgttctaatccagtccagatattccttcttggcatcatcagcatcaggaaccatatcaagtaaaaatgatggaatcaaataagaatagttagggtaccagagtctctaacaaactCGAATGGATGGGTAACAACTTTTCCTGTctcaagaagtcttggaatgtgcttcttgttcctgattatacttcggacaattgctgagagaaatcttatgaaaggaatatacttcttgggagcggatatttttccatttactgctactatcagctgatcccaaagaagttgagcaatgtcgtagtgCTGATCGAAAACAAACCCATATAATATGTACAGCATTGTTTGGGTCaagttatccattcctcttgtatatggatgtaaaCAGTTGCTGAGCACAGAAAATacatagtaccaaattcttggtaacttcttcagcttaaaatcagttgtttttgtcaaaggaccatcataaccaagtgatatcaaggcagcaaccatcacatcatttgattcaaattcatcataatcatttctcccatttgagtttgcttctggtagccttaaatatcttctgaaatcatctaaattgaacTCGAAGTCATATGTATTCTCTCCAGACTGAAGTTCAATTTGAAAATAGCCTTGTCtacgaagttctggagatttgacttttgatttagtccttgatgaagatggatcatgtggttgcacaaagataatggatctccacatgtcaaataaatatgtttcagcaagatcaacatctactgtgagagcatgagtaagaggatgattgtggaagattgctgagATTATTGGAGAGTCGGGGgcattgaaaggatcattcagatatcgattatttctcatattgataGAATTTCCAGCTGTAAgaatttcttctattgattcattaatagcaatctcttcatcatgtctaacctcctcttgatgatccattatttttataattttctgttttaagacataaaaacttttaacacacacagaaaaataatatttgaatagcaaataacaaggttcacacagacaatttatataagatacaaggagtttcacaaaggcgatcaactcagtgtatcctttataaatcatttgttatgagaaaataaacacagaatagttaaatacatattttccatatataagtttacaaagaagttcacaaaggcaATCAATTCTTTGTgctcttatatactttgatatgtatataactttgaaaataatatttaatcatataagtatgatatatttgagaataatgaggaagtacacaaaggcgttcgattcctcatataccaaaatatatgacaattatatgatcatacaaaatagtttgtcacaccacacaagaataaaagtaaaaataagatgttaaaataaagaaaaaaatttctaagtataaagttctgaacgatctaaatttagatcgttctgagtaaatcttagttaaaaaaaaaatgaaacgatctcaatttagatcgttttgaaagatttaaagaaagaataatgaagaagaaaagaaaagaaaaaaaaccgaagttaaaacgatctgaa
Coding sequences within:
- the LOC122591490 gene encoding uncharacterized protein LOC122591490; this encodes MAFGAQEIMVEFLYRDLPNTYEAVQKRAYVYLDARDTASKGNANPSPDKESPAGRKGKWGNEKDYKTSRYNPYYKEEKGQVKINLPEMYKSPREILLTESVAKAFPTPPRLSGRDRREPEKYCEFHRDNGHDTNNCWQLRRAIEEAINEGKLSHLVKTVRQQQKKEEDPEEKKKGPEKTIYTVVKKKTREERPFPKTYRGNTTYITFPSICNTRAFRDPLTITAMLEISKVKGICVDTGSECDVVYEKAFWKLNHVSRMNFKRTNALVQGYSGGTEKPIEKLTAKVTIGKGRCERTEKISFLVVQGDSPFEAILGRPAIQKFEMIPSVMHGMIKYQTNGGIGTLMTKERKRTVEGHDGPHWLSWSEGPYLGRLNA